One window of Enterobacter sp. RHBSTW-00175 genomic DNA carries:
- a CDS encoding entericidin A/B family lipoprotein: MKRTVKILLLLALSGAFLSGCNTARGVGEDIKDLGHVISHAAS; the protein is encoded by the coding sequence ATGAAACGTACCGTTAAAATTCTGCTTCTGTTGGCGCTGTCCGGCGCGTTCCTTTCCGGGTGTAATACTGCACGCGGTGTCGGCGAAGATATCAAAGATCTTGGCCATGTGATTTCTCACGCAGCCAGCTAA
- the ecnB gene encoding lipoprotein toxin entericidin B, translating into MVKKTIAAIFSVLVLSSVLTACNTTRGVGQDISEGGSAISGAATKAQN; encoded by the coding sequence ATGGTTAAGAAGACAATTGCAGCGATCTTTTCTGTCCTGGTACTTTCTTCAGTTTTAACCGCCTGTAATACCACGCGTGGCGTCGGTCAGGATATTTCTGAAGGTGGTAGCGCAATTTCTGGTGCAGCAACAAAAGCGCAGAACTAA
- the efp gene encoding elongation factor P, translated as MATYYSNDFRAGLKIMMDGEPYAVEASEFVKPGKGQAFARVKLRRLLTGTRVEKTFKSTDSAEGADVVDMNLTYLYNDGEFYHFMNNSTFEQLSADEKAVGDSAKWLLDQAECIVTLWNGQPISVTPPNFVELEIVETDPGLKGDTAGTGGKPAKLSTGAVVKVPLFVQTGEVIKVDTRSGEYVSRVK; from the coding sequence ATGGCAACGTACTATAGCAACGATTTTCGTGCTGGTCTTAAAATCATGATGGACGGCGAACCGTATGCGGTTGAAGCCAGCGAATTCGTTAAACCAGGTAAAGGCCAGGCATTTGCGCGTGTTAAGCTGCGCCGCCTGCTGACCGGTACCCGTGTAGAAAAAACCTTCAAGTCTACTGACTCTGCTGAAGGTGCCGATGTTGTCGATATGAACCTGACTTACCTCTACAACGACGGTGAGTTCTATCACTTCATGAACAACTCTACTTTCGAACAGCTGTCTGCTGACGAGAAAGCAGTAGGTGACAGCGCTAAATGGCTGCTGGATCAGGCTGAGTGCATCGTGACCCTGTGGAACGGCCAGCCTATCTCTGTGACCCCACCAAACTTCGTAGAGCTGGAAATCGTTGAAACCGATCCAGGTCTGAAGGGTGACACCGCAGGTACTGGCGGCAAGCCAGCTAAACTGTCTACTGGTGCAGTGGTTAAAGTTCCACTGTTCGTACAGACTGGCGAAGTGATCAAAGTGGATACCCGCTCCGGCGAATACGTATCCCGCGTGAAGTAA